The uncultured Carboxylicivirga sp. genomic interval AGCGATTTAGATGAATCAATGAGAGTTGATATAGATGACCTACTTGAAAAGGCTGAAGGTTTCTTTAAAAGCAATATCAACAACTTAAAATTTGCTGATTTAGGTACATCGAAGACCAACCTGGATACTTACAAAATGCAAATTTATTTGCATTACACCACCGAATGGATGGCTTATGGAGCCGGTTACGACGATGTCATCGGAGCATTATGGGTTAATCCGGCAACATGCAAGCCTGTTGGTTCTGTTATTGCCCACGAAATTGGTCATAGCTTTCAATACCAGGTATATGCCGATTTAATACACCATGGAGGAGCAAGCAACGACTTTACGCGTGGTTTCCGATACGGTTTTGGAGGAAACGGAGGAAACACTTTTTGGGAACAAACGGCACAATGGCAAGCTTTTCAAAGCTATCCAATGGAAGCCTTTACAGCTTATTATTTCCCAAATTACTGTGCTAATTATCATCGTCATATTTGTCACGAAAATCAACGCTATGCTAGTTACTGGATTCATTATTACTGGACTGATAAACATGGAATTGATGCCGTAGCTAAAGTTTGGAAAGAATCGGTAAGTCCCGAGGATCCAATTGAAACATATATGCGCATTTATAATTTAAGTGTTGATGATTTGAATGCTGAGTTATACGATGCTGCCACTAAGTTTGTAACATGGGATTTGGATGCCATACGTACAAACGGTGCCGATTTTATTGGATTGTTTCAATATAAACTTTTCCGTTTAAGCGATGATAGTTATCAGGTGGCTTACAGTAATTGTCCGGGCACAACGGGTTACAATGTTATTCCACTAAATATTCCTGATGCCGGCACAACCATAACCACAACCTTTACAGGTTTACCAACAGGATCAGCATTGGCACCAAATGATCCCGGAACATATACAGATGGCGAAGAATCATCAACAACATCTAATTATAATCAAAGCGTAGCAGACAGAGCAGGATGGCGTTATGGATACGTAGCCTTATTACAGGATGGTACCCGCAAATACAGTGAGATGTATAGTCAAGCATCAGCCAATGTAGATTTTACAGTTCCCGAAAATTGCGAACGCTTATGGTTTGTGGTGTTAGGTGCACCTAATACATATAAGGCTCACCCTTGGGATGAAAAAGAAAGTAATGATGACCAATGGCCATACAAAGTTAAATTTACCAATACCGATCTATTGGGTAACATTTATATTGATCCGAACCAAAAACCGGAAAGCATCAACCTTTCATATAAGGTAGCTGTTCCTTTGGATAATAACGAATATACCCGTACAACTTTAAATTTAAACAGTACTGGTGATATTTCTAAATTGGCCAAAGCATTATCAATGCAGGCATCAGAAATAAGCACTCATATGCTGGCTGCAAAAGAAAGTCCAACAGAAGGTAAAATAGCCTTTGCTGCCATTGAACCAGATGAATCACTAACATATGAAACCACAAGTAATGGTTATGGATTTTGGTTCGACAGCAATAGTAAAACCACAAAATGGGGTGAGGATAATGACAGTAAAATATTCTGTGAATTTGATCCATCGGGTATGCAATTTGCAATGGGACAGTTCCCGGGCAAATGTACCAAAGGTGACTCATATCAGATAAAAGAAGCATTGATTTACACCAAAGATGGCACCCAATACCAAATCACTTTTGTGTTTAATATTACCATCGAATAATATTTAGGAGGAAGCGGCATTATTACAATACAACTTCCTCCTTTTTTACTTGATAACCCTCACTGATAATCACTTTAATAAACATTTGTACTAGTGATTAATGAAAACGTGACATTAAAAATACCATACCGCCCATATATTTACCTTCATAAACTTTGAATCATCAAAAAATAAATACAATGAAGAAAATTGCCTTACTACTTCTCTCCTGCTTTGCTATCTCAAGCTTTGCACAAGATAAAAACAGCGGATATCCAATAACACCGGTTCCTTTTACTTCAGTTAAAGTAAACGATGCATTTTGGGGACAACGTCTGAAAGCGAGCCGTGAGGTAACCATCCCTTTGGCATTTAGCAAATGTGAAGAAACAGGTCGTTATCAGAATTTTATTAATGCTGCTCACCCAAGCGACACCATTAAAGTTGGCGGATTATCATTTGATGATACTGATGTATATAAAACCATTGAAGGCGCCAGCTATTCGATGCAAACATTCCCCGATGCTAAGTTAGATCACTACATCGATAGTATTCTGGTAATTGTGAAAGGAGCACAGGAACCTGATGGTTACTTATACACCGCCAGAACTATGAATCCTAAGCATCCTCATGAATGGGCCGGTTCTAAAAGATGGGAAAAAGAAGAAGATTTAAGTCATGAGTTATATGACTTGGGCCATATGGTTGAAGGAGCTATTGCCCATTACCAGGCTACCGGTAAAACTAACTTCCTGGACATTGCAAAGGCATATGCCGATTGTGCCGTTCGCGAAGTGGGTGATGGTCCGGGTCAGTCATGCGTAGTTCCGGGACACCAGATTGCAGAAATGGCCTTAGCAAAATTATATGTTGTTACAGGCGAAAAAAAATACCTTGATTTAGCTAAATTTTTATTAGATAAAAGAGGTTATACAACCATTAAAACAGAATACAGTCAATCGCACAAACCGGTTTTGGAACAAGATGAAGCTGTTGGGCATGCTGTGCGCGCAGCCTATATGTATTCAGGAATGGCAGATGTAGCTGCTTTAACTGGAGACACTTCATACATTCATGCTATCGATCGTATTTGGGATAACATTGTTGGAAAGAAATTATACGTTACAGGTGGTATCGGAGCAACCAACCATGGCGAAGCATTTGGTAAGAATTACGAATTACCAAACATGTCAGCATATTGCGAAACATGTGCTGCCATTGGTAATGTTTACATGAATTATCGTTTATTCCTTCTTCACGGAGAATCAAAATACTACGATGTATTAGAACGAACTCTTTATAACGGATTAATCAGTGGCGTTTCGTTAGATGGTGACGGATTCTTCTATCCTAACCCTTTGGAATCAATTGGTCAGCACCAACGTCAGGCTTGGTTCGGATGTGCTTGTTGCCCTTCTAATATTTGTCGTTTTATCCCGTCTGTTCCAGGATATATTTATGCGGTTCATAACAGCGATGTATATGTGAATCTGTTCATGTCTAACACATCAACCTTGGATGTAAATAGTAAAAAAGTAAATCTAACTCAAAAAACATCCTACCCTTGGAATGGAGATATCAACATTGAAGTTAATCCTGAAAAGAAACAAAATTTCAACCTTAAAATCCGTGTGCCGGGATGGGTACAAGGACAAGTTGTGCCTAGCGATTTGTATTCATTCGCCGACAAAAAACGATTGTCATATACTGTAATGGTTAATGGCAAACTGGTTGAAAGCGAATTAACCAATGGTTATTTCACCGTAAAACGCAAATGGTCAAAAGGCGATAAAGTATCGGTTCATTTCGATATGGAAACACGTGTGGTTAAAGCTCATCCATTGGTTGAAGCCGATCAGGGTAAAGTATCATTTGAACGCGGACCAATTGTTTATTGTGCTGAATGGCCTGACAATGATTTTAGTGTGTTAAGTGCTTTCATTCCCCAAAACCCTGAATTTAAAGTGACAGAAAAGCCGGATATGCTTTATGGATTAAATATGATTGAAACAGACGCACAGCTTTTGGCTTACAACAAACAAGGTAAATTAGAAGTACAGGATGTTCAATTAAACCTTATTCCTTACTATGCATGGGCACATCGTGGAAGTGGCGAAATGGCAGTTTGGTTCTCTAATGAATTACGTTCGACACGTCCGGTACAACAACCTACATTGGCATCCGAAAGTAAAGTTGAAGCATCACACATGGTAAAAGCTATTAGTGCTGTTAACGATCGCTTGTTACCCAAAGATGAAAATGATCGCTCAGTACCTTACTATCACTGGTGGCCAAAACAAGGAACTACCGAATGGATTTCATACACATTCCCAGAAGAGAATACAGTATCCAGCTCTTCTGTTATTTGGTACGATGATGCTCCATGGGGTGGTTGTAGAATACCTAAAGCATGGAAAATTTACTACAAAGACAGCGAAGGTAAATGGACTCCTGTAGAAAATGATACGGAATATCCGATTAAAAAAGGAACTCTTAATACCATTTCATTTAAGCCCGTTAAAACAACTGCAGTTAAGTTGGAAGTTAAACTTCCTGATGATAATGCGGCCGGACTTTTCGAATGGGAAATAGAATAAAACAGATTGATCTCGTTAACAAAATAGAATGAAACGAGCCATTTCAAATTCTCTCATTAAGAGAATTAACCAGTATGGCGAGTTCCATGTAACCACTGATAGAAAAATATTTACATGAAAATAAAACATTTAATATATTCCTCAGTTCTAACCCTTTTGGCCTTCTCTTGCACCAGCAAGGAAGGTCAAAAATCTCCCTTAACACCTGTGCCTTTTACTGATGTTAAGCTGACCG includes:
- a CDS encoding DUF4859 domain-containing protein; this encodes MNVIKLNKQKPVYTGFCILPAIVLLLLIISCGKNNTVIAQNPDPIQDTTKVESDVVILKEDDVENYNKYYKPAEMADMDILRSDSKWSFVRSKQSEHFFVFWEAGFGDNPNSSDLDESMRVDIDDLLEKAEGFFKSNINNLKFADLGTSKTNLDTYKMQIYLHYTTEWMAYGAGYDDVIGALWVNPATCKPVGSVIAHEIGHSFQYQVYADLIHHGGASNDFTRGFRYGFGGNGGNTFWEQTAQWQAFQSYPMEAFTAYYFPNYCANYHRHICHENQRYASYWIHYYWTDKHGIDAVAKVWKESVSPEDPIETYMRIYNLSVDDLNAELYDAATKFVTWDLDAIRTNGADFIGLFQYKLFRLSDDSYQVAYSNCPGTTGYNVIPLNIPDAGTTITTTFTGLPTGSALAPNDPGTYTDGEESSTTSNYNQSVADRAGWRYGYVALLQDGTRKYSEMYSQASANVDFTVPENCERLWFVVLGAPNTYKAHPWDEKESNDDQWPYKVKFTNTDLLGNIYIDPNQKPESINLSYKVAVPLDNNEYTRTTLNLNSTGDISKLAKALSMQASEISTHMLAAKESPTEGKIAFAAIEPDESLTYETTSNGYGFWFDSNSKTTKWGEDNDSKIFCEFDPSGMQFAMGQFPGKCTKGDSYQIKEALIYTKDGTQYQITFVFNITIE
- a CDS encoding beta-L-arabinofuranosidase domain-containing protein, with the protein product MKKIALLLLSCFAISSFAQDKNSGYPITPVPFTSVKVNDAFWGQRLKASREVTIPLAFSKCEETGRYQNFINAAHPSDTIKVGGLSFDDTDVYKTIEGASYSMQTFPDAKLDHYIDSILVIVKGAQEPDGYLYTARTMNPKHPHEWAGSKRWEKEEDLSHELYDLGHMVEGAIAHYQATGKTNFLDIAKAYADCAVREVGDGPGQSCVVPGHQIAEMALAKLYVVTGEKKYLDLAKFLLDKRGYTTIKTEYSQSHKPVLEQDEAVGHAVRAAYMYSGMADVAALTGDTSYIHAIDRIWDNIVGKKLYVTGGIGATNHGEAFGKNYELPNMSAYCETCAAIGNVYMNYRLFLLHGESKYYDVLERTLYNGLISGVSLDGDGFFYPNPLESIGQHQRQAWFGCACCPSNICRFIPSVPGYIYAVHNSDVYVNLFMSNTSTLDVNSKKVNLTQKTSYPWNGDINIEVNPEKKQNFNLKIRVPGWVQGQVVPSDLYSFADKKRLSYTVMVNGKLVESELTNGYFTVKRKWSKGDKVSVHFDMETRVVKAHPLVEADQGKVSFERGPIVYCAEWPDNDFSVLSAFIPQNPEFKVTEKPDMLYGLNMIETDAQLLAYNKQGKLEVQDVQLNLIPYYAWAHRGSGEMAVWFSNELRSTRPVQQPTLASESKVEASHMVKAISAVNDRLLPKDENDRSVPYYHWWPKQGTTEWISYTFPEENTVSSSSVIWYDDAPWGGCRIPKAWKIYYKDSEGKWTPVENDTEYPIKKGTLNTISFKPVKTTAVKLEVKLPDDNAAGLFEWEIE